The Xenopus laevis strain J_2021 chromosome 4L, Xenopus_laevis_v10.1, whole genome shotgun sequence genomic sequence aggactcagagcagcattactttgagggtttactggtatatttagatggacctttctgataaggcttacttagttttaacctttccttctcctttaacccaaagTGGTTCTCTTTATAAAATGTTCttaaatgaagaaataaaaagaTACAATTGGACTGCAGGGGacgcaggaagtgatgtaacaggaagtaatgtcaccAGACCCTGCTCCAGTTCATAATTACAAAGGGGGAGCCAGTTTAGGTGCTGAGCAGGTAAAACTCTAGTGGATTCGGTTATTCCTGGGTTAGAAAGAGGACAAATATCCTAGTTCTACCAAGACCAATGGGTTTCTGATGGCAGGTTTTGGAGAACTGTAATATCGGTTGCAaaaacaaaatggcagcatcTACTTTCTTTGAGTGCAAGCCCAGTGGTTGCCATATGCTGAATTATACAGCTCTAGAGATGAGTCCATTAGCAATGGGAGGGGCCTAATATACTCATGGTGTCTATGCCAAGGCATCAGttaatgctccagcagaattctgcactgaaatccatttctcaaaagagcaaacagatttttttatatttaattttgaaatctgacatggggctagacatattgtcagtttcccaggtgcccccagtcatgtgacttgtgctcttataaacttcagtcactctttactgctgtactgcaagttggactgatatcaccccctcccttttcccccaacagcctaacaactagggatgcactgaatccaggattcggttcgggattcggccaggatgcagcctttttcagcaggattcggccgaatccttctgtccggccgaaccgaatcctaatttgcatatgcaaattaggggcggagagggaaatagtgtgactttttgtcacaaaacaaggaagtaaaaaatcttttccccttcccaccccttatttgcttatgcaaattaggattaggttcggtattcggccgaatccttcgtgaaggattcgggggtttggccgaatccaaaatagtggattcggtgcatccctactgacaacagaacaatcggaaggtaaccagataacagctccctaacacaagataacagctgcctggtagatctaagaacaacactcaatagtaaaatccaggtcccactgagacacattcagttacattgagtaggagaaacaacaggctgccagaaagcagttccatcctaaagtgctggctctttctgaaatcacatgaccaggcaaaatgagctgagatgcacctacacaccaatattacaactaaatacacttgctggttcaggaatgaaattttatattgtagactgaattatttgcagtgtaaacagtgtcatttagaaataaaaactacatcaaaaaaatcatgacagaatccctttaaagactcaCTGGTAACATAAAATGCAGCTTGGGCAATGCCACACAAAGTGCAGCCCTATGAAATAATAGGAGAGAAATATGAGACTAACAGGGCCGCACATGCCTGGATAGATCAGGACAAACAGGACACTGAGTGGGATTAAGTTGACAGAGAGAAGATGGGCAGGAATTACAAGTGGCAGTGGTTCCAAATTGCTCTTATTAGAATATAAACCAACACGTGGGTGTCACACGCTGCTTTGCACGATAGTCTGTTCAGTCCAGTTGGAGGTAAATCAAGATGGCATTACAGGACCAACAAAACCCAATGCTGAGCACATGCCTGTAGATCTTCTGCAAAGAAACCTTAACCACCAATGATGCCTGATTGTCCGGCTTCTTATAGTTGAGGTGTGGGCACTATATACCCTTGCTCTGGGCACTATATATACCCATGGTTCCATACTCCTGTGCCTCTCTAGTGGAGCATCATGCAGGCTGCACATTGGACCTTGACTTGCCAATGGCTCAGGACAGTGACTCAGAAATCCACCCACTTGTCTACAGGAGCAACGTTTTCCTCTTCTTCTCAATGACAGTCTCCATTTAGTCCTTGGCCCCCAAACTGTGCGGCTGCCCCCTTAGAGGATCAGCTGTTGGGGTTCCCATCCTGAAGGCCAAATAAGGCAAGATTTGGTGGGAACACTTGCTTACTATTCTTTACTGATCTAAGGGAGTCCTGATGTTGGGGTGCCAGGGGTCTTGAACCCTAAAAGTCCAAGAACCTCCAGTCTGTGCTgcatggggggaatgtggggcaACAACACACAACAACACTAATATACAACAAATGTAGACAGACACACTACATACTCAGGGGTCAGTAAGAACTACATGAAATGGAAACCTTCCCCTACTGGTCTATTGAATGATTTTGGTACACTCCCTCCTtctaaccaatagcaaccatacagatttttctttaattgtacaacatagggtaaatttactaaagctGAAGCCTAATTggctgatatgggttactgcacaggtgcaaTTGAGCATCTATGTTACTAAGTCTCCTTTGGAACTTGTGTATAAACAAAGATCATTAACACACAAGTCACAATAAAATCTACTAACTGATAACTCATTGGTGTGAAGGTAAAATGTCGTTTTGTTGTTCAGACCAAGAGCTGGCCGGACACAACCACAAAAGGTGAAGTTGCTGATGCAGGAAGCATCCTCTGAcacttctctgctcagttctttccatactatatgtactgtacatatatctactgtatatagacaGTTTTAGCCTGCATACAAATGTATGTGATTATTCAAAAAGGAATGGGTAAGTCATTAATTATGgaataataaattgaaaaatatgtaaattagggagcaccaaccatcagttAGAGAAAcagtagatggtgtgcagggtctgaATTGTGAATCATAAGTGAGAGAAAAAAGAACTTACCCTTGAAATTGCACCTCCCTATCTCATAGTCCAAACACTCAGTGAACCATATTAAATCGTAACttttactaaataaattaaaacaaaatccaggaaaaacataaaacataaaaaacataaaatcagataAGGAACAGGGACAAggaaagactaaaggtggccaaacacagagagccaaatgagcggatctctccccgatatgcccaccttgaggtgggcaatatcgggctgatccgatcgtgggccctagggcccaacgatcggatcctaacaaatggtaacgggcggtcggatcttgggactgcatcaacgaacagatgttgCCGCGATtcaacgggattttctgtcccatccgatcgagatctggccgacttttgaccagatctcgatcggggaagcccgtcggggggccccatacacgggccaataagctgccgacttggtctgtcggcagcttttatcagcccgtgtaggGCCACCCTCAAGGTAGGTGGTTGGTTAATTAGTTAATTAGGCAGGTTTGAGATCCATTTCGAGGTTTTATACACCCCTTACCTTCAGCCTATTTCTACGTTACACTAGCTGCCACCTGAATGGTCAGGTCTGAGACCCATTCTGAAGCCTTTAAACACCAACCACCTGCCTTTAGTCTTTCCCTCTCCCTGTTCCTTACCTGATGTTAtgttttttcctggatttttttttaatttatttagtaaaaattACGTTTTATTATGGTTCACTGAGTGTTTGGACTATGAGATGGGGAGGTGCAATTTCAAGGGTAAGTTCTTTTTTCTCCCACTTATGGAATAATAAAGTGTTGGCAGCAGAAATAGAATTAATTTGTATAATTAGGAAAAGCAGTGATGTATATCAGAGGAAGGCCGGGTACTTCTCACAGCTCTGATTCTGCTACAGACACAGCTCCAGCCTCTCTCCCTGTTACTTCTTGGCTGGTGCTGCCATATAAATTGCTGCTGATTGTGCCAATAATAAAAGAACTCGTATTATGGTCTTGTTCCTTGGCATATGTGAGACAATGAGAAATGAAGCTGTTAAATCCCCTTGTGCTGGGCCCTAATCCCCTCACTGCTGCCGTCAGACTCAGACTCAGACTTAGCCACGTGCCCAGCGACAGTCTCATGATCAGGTATTTATAGGTCACACAGATGAGATTTATCCACAGGGGAGAGACCATAACAAACCAGTAATGATTTTATACTGAGTCCTGCAGTTCGGCTCCTGCACCCCAGCGTGGGGGTCAAACTCAGCACGTGAACCAGACGGGGGTCTCTCCAGTCACATGGTCAAGAACGTCCCATATTTATGTAGGAAGACAAATTTACTGCAAACGGTAAGAAAAATCTGTGTGTTTATTTGGAAACTTCATCCCCATTGGCTTGTGGACATGGAAACCACCTGCACCACAGTCAGTCTAGAGATTCAACCCCCCCAAGAACGATTACCCCTCTATCATCTAAATGCTGAACCATCACTGGGTGTATATACCCTGCACTTTAATTAGACATCCactcttcatttttaattaatcagCAGAATAATCAAATAATGACCGTTAATACAAGACCAGTCTGTAATGAACCACGGAATGTCCcattaaagcagttgttcacctttaaattaactgtcagtagagagtgatattctgagaccatttgcaattggtcttcattttttattatttgtggtttttaagttatttagctttttattcagcagctctccagtttgtaatttcagcagtctggttgctagggtcctaattcccctaacAACAAtgcaatattgcaatatatgatgTATTAATGCAGGAGAGATACGGGTATTCTCTATTGATGCGTATTCCAGCAGCCTGACACTAGTGTTGATTTAGATGGCTCCTCGGGGGCGGTGCCCACTTATTGCATAAAAGCAGAATAAACTCTCCAGTGTATCAGTGTTACTGGCTGGCTTCTCCTCTGGCAGCGGTTGCTATGGACTTCTCCATGCTGACGGACGACCTGGAGGGCGATATCGATGCGCAGTTTGTGATCCATCAGAGCCTGCGGGAGGCTTTCCTCAAAACTTCCATTGGCCAAACCACAGAAAACAACAAGTAAGTAGTTCCTTAAAGGAAACAAAACCCAAGACCCCAATGGagcaaataatgataataataacaataatgatgtCCATAACTAGACTCTTTCTCTTGTCCAGTTCCTCGTCACTGAGTTCAGAACATGAGAAGATTGTGGCCGCCATACGAGTAGGTATGAAATCCTATTTACTGACCCTACTGTAAGTACCAGTTGCCGACCCATTATACAAACACTGGAAATGTGCCGGGAAGACCAAAAGCTGAGAGAAAATGCCCCAAGGGTAACAATCTCCTTAGTGTAATCTTTTCTACTATGTACTCATATATCACTGAGAATGCACAGATCATTCTCCTGTACTATATGTTGTCTGTACACGGAGAATACTCAGGTCTCATCTCCTGTACTATATGTTGTCTGTACACGGAGAATACTCAGGTCCCATCTCTTTTACTATAAGTTGTCTGTACACGGAGAATACTCAGGTCTCATCTCCTGTACTATATGTTGTCTGTACACGGAGAATACTCAGGTCCCATCTCTTTTACTATAAGTTGTCTGTACACGGAGAATACTCAGGTCCCATCTCTTTTACTATAAGTTGTCTGTACACGGAGAATACTCAGGTCTCATCTCCTGTACTATATGTTGTCTGTACACGGAGAATACTCAGGTCTCATCTCCTGTACTATATGTTGTCTGTACACGGAGAATACTCAGGTCTCATCTCCTGTACTATATGTTGTCTGTACACAGAGAATACTCAGATCCCATCTCCTGTACTATATGTTGTCTGTACACGGAGAATACTCAGGTCTCATCTCCTGTACTATATGTTGTCTGTACACAGAGAATACTCAGGTCTCATCTCCTGTACTATATGTTGTCTGTACACGGAGAATACTCAGGTCTCATCTCCTGTACTATATGTTGTCTGTACACAGAGAATACTCAGGTCCCATCTCCTGTACTTTATGTTGTCTGTACACAGAGAATACTCAGGTCCCATCTCCTGTACTATATGTTGTCTGTACACGGAGAATACTTAGGTCCCATCTCCTGTACTATATGTTGTCTGTACACAGAGAATACTCAGGTCTCATCTCCTGTACTATATGTTGTCTGTACACAGAGAATACTCAGGTCTCATCTCCTGTACTATATGTTGTCTGTACACGGAGAATACTCAGGTCTCATCTCCTGTACTATATGTTGTCTGTACACGGAGAATACTTAGGTCCCATCTCCTGTACTATATGTTGTCTGTACACGGAGAATACTCAGGTCTCATCTCCTGTACTATATGTTGTCTGTACACAGAGAATACTCAGGTCACATCTCCTGTACTATATGTTGGCTATTGTATTACTGAGATTGCTCAGGTACAGGGGTTtattataacaattattattaatactaatTATCCTTTGATGTTTCCCAGGAGATGAAAAGACTCTAACGAAGTTGTGTTCCCAACGGTTGGCGTTTTGTGAGGCAGATGATAATGGTTGGACCCCGTTGCATGAAGCTGCTGTGCAGGTGGATAAAAATATCCTGGAAATGACATTTAAGGGTAAGTCATAGAAACGGCCGAAAAGGCAGACATTATTCCACTGTCATGTGACCCTGCTGTGTCTCCCCAGCTGTCAGTTACACCACCTGGGAACAGACGacagttaaaggggaaacacCACTCTTTCTGGCAGTTGAAAGCGGCAAACTGGAAAATGTCAACTTTCTGCTTTCCAACAACTGTGACCCTGACATCATGAATGGCGCCGAGGAATCACCCCTAGTTGTAGGTAACTGGCCCCTCCTACTAGAGGGCGTGTTTTTCTAATCACAAGAATAAGCCTGGAAGGTAAAACAACACTTCTCTTTGTGTATGGCGCAGCAGTCTGCGATTCTTTCATCCACCGTAACTGCGTATGGTGTGACGCATGAGGCGCAGATGCGGTGGATGCAACTTGGAGTCGgcagttatgctggaattctgggaaaaccactgcattatgggtataaaacattgtgaaattgcactttgctcgtgcgtttgtaaatgaccccttaaaggagaaggaaagccaccgaagcagtttattgctaatagattagccacagtagtacgagctataacactatatttagtctgtagaatgctttaccatacctgagtaaacagccctagaagctctctctgtttgtttaggatagcagctgccatattagcttggtgtgacatcacttcctgcctgagtctctcactgctcactcatagctctgggctcagattacagcagggaggggaggagggagggggttagaggagcaaactgagcatgctcaagccctagccctggaggtttaagctgaaaacagttagtctgatacagaagcccatgagtacacaatagaaggaaagaaatgtgctgtttcttttgacagaggactcagagcagcattactttgaggggttactggtgtatttatatagacctttctgataaagcttacttaattttagcctttccttctcctttaagtccactCCCTTTTTTGCCTTATGGTCTCCCTGCTTCTTCGTAGCAATACGCCAAGGGGCCTATGATATCGCCTCCCTCCTGCTGCGCTTCGGTGCCAACGTCAACTTGCCTTGCGCTGATAACCGGACGGCCCTGCACGAGGCGGCCAAGCTGGGCAAGAAAGACATTGTGGGGCTACTCCTGCGCTCTGGGGCTGACGTCACGTTTACCAGCAACTACGGCTTCACCCCACTGGCACTGGCAGCACAGAATGGGCACATGGAAGTAATGGAAATGCTCATACAAAGAGGTGGGTAAGAtggaagcagtggtgtaactacagaagtaTATATCAATACTGAGTATCAATCAGTGTTATTAGGGTAATAGACTCTGCAAGGGGTGGGTGGGACTCGTTTCACTGTCCTGCTTAAAGCCCTGCGCCTTCTCTCTCCCCCCTGGGGTTCCTTTAGGTGCCAGCGTTACAGCCCAGGCCTCCGATTCAGCTTCCATTCTGTTTGAAGCAGCGTCTTCAGGTAACCCCGATGCCATCTCACTCTTACTGGAGTATGGAGCCGACGCCAATGTACCCAAACACTCTGGCCACTTACCTATACACCGAGCTGCCTACAGGGGCCACATCTTGTAAGTCACAGCTTTCATTCTCTCTTACCATCATCTTCTCTTACCATGACCTTCATAAAGATCATAAAGCGGGTCATGGTTTAACGCCATGGGGAcattgtgttctggggtattatacatggaattggcactgtatttatctgctgtgtgttctggggtattatacatggaattggcactgtatttatctgttgtgtgttctggggtattatacatggaattggcactgtatttatctgctgtgtgttctggggtattatacatggaattggcactgtatttatctgctgtgtgttctggggtattatacatggaattgacactgtatttatctgctgtgtgttctggggtattatacatggaattggccctgtatttatcctgctgtgtgttctggggtattatacatggaattggtactgtatttatctgctgtgtgttctgggtattatacatggaattggcactgtatttatctgctgtgtgttctgggtattatacatggaattggcactgtatttatctgctgtgtgttctgggtattatacatggaattggcactgtatttatctgctgtgtgttctggggtattatacatggaattggccctgtatttatctgctgtgtgttctgggtattatacatggaattggccctgtaattatctgctgtgtgttctggggtattatacatggaattggtcctgtatttatctgctgtgtgttctgggtattatacatggaattggcactgtatttatctgctgtgtgttctggggtattatacatggaattgacactgtatttatctgctgtgtgttctggggtattatacatggaattggtactgtatttatctgctgtgtgttctggggtattatacatggaattgacactgtatttatctgctgtgtgttctggggtattatacatggaattggtcctgtatttatcctgctgtgtgttctggggtattatacatggaattggccctgtatttatctgctgtgtgttctggggtattatacatggaattggccctgtatctatcctgctgtgtgttctggggtattatacatggaattggtactgtatttatctgctgtgtgttctggggtattatacatggaattgacactgtatttatcctgctgtgtgttctggggtattatacatggaattggccctgtatttatctgctgtgtgttctggggtattatacatggaattggtactgtatttatctgctgtgggttctggggtattatacatggaattggctctgtatttatcctgctgtgtgttctggggtattatacatggaattggccctgtatttatctgctgtgtgttctggggtattatacatggaattggtactgtatttatctgctgtgtgttctggggtattatacatggaattggcactgtatttatctgatgtgtgttctggggtattatacatggaattggcactgtatttatctgatgtgtgttctggggtattatacatggaattgacactgtatttatcctgctgtgggttctggggtattatacatggaattggccctgtatttatctgctgtgtgttctggggtattatacatggaattgacactgtatttatcctgctgtgtgttctggggtattatacatggaattggccctgtatttatctgctgtgtgttctggggtattatacatggaattggtactgtatttatctgctgtgggttctggggtattatacatggaattggctctgtatttatcctgctgtgtgttctggggtattatacatggaattggccctgtatttatctgctgtgtgttctggggtattatacatggaattggtactgtatttatctgctgtgtgttctggggtattatacatggaattggcactgtatttatctgatgtgtgttctggggtattatacatggaattggcactgtatttatctgatgtgtgttctggggtattatacatggaattggccctgtatttatctgctgtgtgttctggggtattatacagggaattgtcactgtatttatcctgctgtgtgttctggggtattatacatggaattggcactgtatttatctgctgtgtgttctggggtattatacagggaattgtcactgtatttatcctgctgtgtgttctggggtattatacatggaattggcactgtatttatcctgctgtgtgttctggggtattatacagggaattggcactgtatttatcctgctgtgtgttctggggtattatacagggaattgtcactgtatttatcctgctgtgtgttctggggtattatacatggaattggcactgtatttatctgctgtgtgttctggggtattatacagggaattgtcactgtatttatcctgctgtgtgttctggggtattatacatggaattggcactgtatttatctgctgtgtgttctggggtattatacagggaattgtcactgtatttatcctgctgtgtgttctggggtattatacatggaattggcactgtatttatctgctgtgtgttctggggtattatacatggaattggccctgtatttatcctgctgtgtgttctggggtattatacatggaattggccctgtatttatctgctgtgtgttctggggtattatacatggaattggtcctgtatttatctgctgtgagttctggggtattatacatggaattggctctgtatttatcctgctgtgggttctggggcaTTAATTATACATGGATTTTGTGTCATAAATCTGAAATTGTGCATTTCCCTGCCTGAATTCCACAGGGCTTTAAAATCACTGATTCCGGTGACAGAAATTGGGGTGATCAAGAGAAGTGGCATTAGCCCAGTTCACTCAGCGGCAGCCGGGGGGCACCCACAGTGCTTGGACCTCCTCATCCAGTCTGGCTTCGATGTGAACTTCATGCTGGCCCAGCGTGTGCGCAAAGGTTACGATGATGAGAGGAAATCAGCTCTGTATTTTGCAGTTTCCAACAATGACATTTCTGCGGCCCACCTGCTGCTAGAGGCCGGGGCCCTCCCCAACCAGGATCCAGTCAACTGCCTGCAGGTGGCGCTTCGGATGGGGAACTATGAGCTGGTAAACCTGCTGCTCCGACACGGGGCCAACGTCAACTACTTCTGTAGGGTGAACCCCCTGCACTTCCCCTCGGCCCTGCAGTATGCGCTGAAAGATGAAGTCATGTTGCGCATGTTGCTCAATTACGGCTACGACGCATACACGTGCTTTGACTGCCCCGACGGGAACAGGGAGCATTCTAATTGCGGGATCGAAGGATGGACGTCTACTGTCATCAAGGACACCATGGTAGGGTCTAGGCACTTCCCAGTGAGATTatcaattaaaggaattgttcattatcaaaataaaactgggtaaataaataggctgtgcaaaataaataatgtttctaatatagttaattagccaaaaatgtaatgtataaaggctggagtgactggatgtgtaacataatagccagaacactacttcctgcttttcagctctcttgctttccactgattggttaccaggcagtaaccaatcagtgactgaaggaggggcacatgggacataactgttgcttttgaatctgagctgaatgctgaggatcaatttcaaactctcatgtgccccccccttatagtcactgactaactcagagttatagagctgaaaagcaggaagtagtgttctggctattatgttacacatccactcactccagcctttatacattacatttttggctaactaactatattagatacattttatactttgcacagcctatttatttacccagttttatttttacactgaactgttgctttaaaggagttgttcacctttaaaataactagggatgcaccgaatccaggattcggttcgggattcggttcgggattcggcctttttcagcaggattcggattcggccgaatccttctgcctggccgaaccgaatcctaatttgcatatgcaaattaggcgtggggagggaaattgtgtgacttttcatcacaaaacaaggaagtaaatttttttttcctcttcccatccctaatttgcatatgcaaattagggttcggattcggtattcggccggatctttcacaaaggattcggaggttcggccgaatccaaaatagcggattcggtgcatccctaaaaagaacTGTTAgactgatgtagagagggatattctgaaacaatttgcaattggttttaattttttattatttgtggtttttgacgtatttagctttttattcagcagctctccagattgcaatgttagccacatggttgctagggtctaaattaccctagcaaccatgcactgatttgaataagagactggaatataaataggagaggcctgaatagaaagatgtgtaataaaaaaagtagcaataataataaatgtgtagccttacggagcatttgtttttttagatggggtcagtgacccccatttgaaagctggaaagagtcagaagaaaaagacataacttgatcaattgaaaagttgtttagaactggccattatATAAGATactaagttaaaggtgaaccaccaattGAAAGGGGGAAGTAAactttttagcatgttataaaagGATCAATTCTAGTGATCCACTATTTTAGCATTTGaccaaaccccgaatcctttgtgaaagattgggCAGAATACTAAACTGAACCCTAGTTTGCATAGTGTGTAAATGAGGGAAACAAGGGATAGAGAGAAAATCACATGCGCAGCGcgcagttaaaaaatgttttacttcctggtttgtgTCATGTGATTTCTTTGGATTGGGGTCGGCCAGGCACTTGTATTTAtctgaatgctgctgaaaaatgctggaTCTTGGCTGAACCCTGGATTGAGTGCATCTCTGATGTATCCTTCCCTTCTGATCTGCAATTAAAAATGCTGCCTGCTtcttaggggtcactgaccctgacaactaaaaaattgtattc encodes the following:
- the LOC108704018 gene encoding dynein heavy chain 12, axonemal — protein: MDFSMLTDDLEGDIDAQFVIHQSLREAFLKTSIGQTTENNNSSSLSSEHEKIVAAIRVGDEKTLTKLCSQRLAFCEADDNGWTPLHEAAVQVDKNILEMTFKAVSYTTWEQTTVKGETPLFLAVESGKLENVNFLLSNNCDPDIMNGAEESPLVVAIRQGAYDIASLLLRFGANVNLPCADNRTALHEAAKLGKKDIVGLLLRSGADVTFTSNYGFTPLALAAQNGHMEVMEMLIQRGASVTAQASDSASILFEAASSGNPDAISLLLEYGADANVPKHSGHLPIHRAAYRGHILALKSLIPVTEIGVIKRSGISPVHSAAAGGHPQCLDLLIQSGFDVNFMLAQRVRKGYDDERKSALYFAVSNNDISAAHLLLEAGALPNQDPVNCLQVALRMGNYELVNLLLRHGANVNYFCRVNPLHFPSALQYALKDEVMLRMLLNYGYDAYTCFDCPDGNREHSNCGIEGWTSTVIKDTMFCEVITLTWLQHLSGNVVRVLLDYVDHVEFCRKLRNLLMKQKQWAEIQQIACNPRPLKHLCRMKIRKCMGRLHLRCPVFMSFLPLPNRLKDYIVYKEYDLYGQAQLAQSW